One genomic region from Rosa rugosa chromosome 1, drRosRugo1.1, whole genome shotgun sequence encodes:
- the LOC133725091 gene encoding putative disease resistance protein RGA3: MAEALISVLLEQLASITIQLVQQQVKLVVDVKKEVANLTHYFQAIEAVLKDAEERQVKEASVKLWLDDLKDVSNEMEDVLDDWNTEILRLQIEKQEKEAGNALDKTKKKVCLCIPTAFFKSGQVSRVIFRHDIAKMIKELNDRLATIANMRQNFQFQYTKSGTEHIERQKTTSFVDQTFGRVDEKELLVGKLLSKSNPEGQSPIVIPIVGMGGIGKTTLSQLAYNDKRVQENFKDRIWVCVSDPFDELNIAKTILARLGGNVNSISSDLDAFFECLQKSIEGKKFLLVLDDVWNQDYMKWANLKLHLQKGAVGSKIIVTTRKEEVARMMGAPDNTINLKVLSDENCWSLFAGIAFANSNQDECRNLEPIGREIVKKCKGLPLLAKVLGGLMRSKKTKKEWQDVLSSKIWELDIVEKQVFQPLLLSYYDLTPMIKRCLLYCVTFPKDHIIDKEVLIELWMSQGLVGSVGNKEKTMIDIGESYFDNLAMRSFFQNFEEDEFGDINRCQMHDIVHDFLQYLTKNECLIVEFKGGEERVELPNKLGHLTIMFAPEGPFPLSFDHCQRLRTITTFNCKITSLSRELILQLKCVRTLNLSRNDIEEVPDEVGGLVRLRYLDLSYNEKLKKLPDSLCNLVNLQTLRLDECPGLEKLPEAMGKLTSLQHLHAKRSTDLKLPKSIARLKSLRTLDPWVLIEGEGGLRLSDLRDMDELQGTLLIGLVGKLKDSAASDAEEAKLVNKKHLLHLTLGFACESESAIQEAVLNALLPNSNLVSLKILGYGGSTLSYPNWTSLINLKSLTFSYGNVCKYVPLSVLGYLGSLETLRFKDMRKVKKVGFEYSLDHQVILFPNLKQLQFEGMWEWEEWDHHDENDATSSSPTCFMPRLSTLSIWNCHKLKTLPDFLRRRKTPLLQNLIIGYSCDILSQSCKDRQGPEWSKISHIPNIQIDEETVQEDGVWIEQED, encoded by the coding sequence GAAATTCTGAGGCTACAAATTGAGAAACAAGAGAAAGAAGCTGGAAATGCTCTTGATAAGACTAAGAAGAAGGTATGTCTATGCATTCCTACTGCTTTCTTTAAATCTGGCCAAGTTAGTCGAGTTATTTTTCGACACGACATTGCTAAAATGATTAAAGAACTCAATGATAGATTAGCAACAATTGCTAATATGagacaaaattttcaatttcagtACACAAAAAGTGGTACTGAACATATTGAGCGACAAAAGACTACTTCTTTTGTCGATCAAACATTTGGTCGGGTAGATGAAAAAGAATTATTGGTGGGTAAGTTGTTGAGTAAGAGTAATCCTGAAGGGCAGAGCCCCATTGTCATCCCTATTGTAGGGATGGGTGGAATCGGTAAAACAACTCTTTCTCAACTGGCATATAATGATAAAAGAGTCCAGGAAAATTTCAAAGATAGAATATGGGTTTGTGTCTCAGACCCATTTGATGAGCTCAACATAGCCAAAACCATCCTTGCACGCCTCGGTGGAAATGTCAATTCCATTTCGAGTGACCTAGACGCTTTCTTCGAATGTCTGCAGAAGTCTATTGAGGGGAAAAAGTTTCTCCTCGTCTTAGATGATGTGTGGAACCAAGACTATATGAAGTGGGCAAACTTGAAGCTACATTTACAGAAAGGTGCTGTAGGTAGTAAAATAATTGTCACTACACGAAAAGAAGAAGTAGCTAGGATGATGGGAGCACCTGATAACACTATCAATTTGAAGGTGTTGAGTGATGAAAATTGTTGGTCATTGTTCGCTGGAATTGCCTTTGCCAATAGTAACCAAGATGAGTGTCGAAATTTAGAACCTATTGGTAGGGAAATTGTAAAGAAGTGCAAAGGTTTGCCTCTTCTTGCAAAGGTTTTAGGGGGTCTAATGCGCTCCAAGAAAACCAAGAAAGAATGGCAAGATGTTTTGAGTAGTAAGATATGGGAGTTAGACATAGTGGAGAAACAAGTTTTCCAACCACTATTACTAAGTTATTATGATTTAACTCCAATGATCAAGCGTTGTCTCTTATATTGTGTTACTTTCCCAAAGGACCATATAATTGACAAAGAAGTTTTGATTGAGTTGTGGATGTCACAAGGTCTTGTTGGTTCAGTTgggaacaaagaaaaaacaatgATAGACATTGGAGAATCATATTTCGATAATTTGGCAATGCGATCTTTCTTTCAGAATTTTgaggaagatgaatttggagataTTAATCGGTGCCAAATGCATGATATTGTGCACGACTTTCTCCAATATTTAACCAAGAATGAATGTTTAATCGTAGAGTTCAAAGGTGGGGAGGAGAGAGTAGAATTGCCCAATAAGCTTGGTCATTTGACCATAATGTTTGCACCCGAAGGACCTTTTCCCCTTTCTTTTGACCATTGTCAACGTCTGCGGACCATTACAACATTTAATTGTAAAATTACAAGTCTCAGCCGAGAGTTGATTTTACAATTAAAATGCGTGAGGACGTTGAATTTGAGTCGCAACGATATCGAAGAAGTTCCGGACGAGGTTGGCGGGTTGGTGCGCTTGAGGTATTTGGATTTATCCTATAATGAGAAGCTGAAGAAATTACCTGATAGTTTGTGTAATTTAGTCAATTTGCAAACCTTGCGACTTGATGAGTGCCCTGGTCTTGAAAAGTTACCCGAGGCCATGGGAAAGTTGACCAGCTTGCAGCATCTTCATGCTAAACGTTCTACAGATCTGAAGTTGCCCAAATCAATTGCGAGGTTGAAAAGTCTACGGACGCTAGATCCGTGGGTTTTAATTGAAGGTGAAGGAGGATTGAGGTTAAGTGATTTGAGAGACATGGACGAGCTTCAGGGGACGCTTTTGATCGGATTGGTGGGCAAATTGAAAGATAGTGCTGCGAGTGATGCGGAGGAAGCCAAATTGGTGAACAAGAAACACCTCCTTCATTTGACACTAGGGTTCGCCTGCGAGAGCGAGAGTGCCATCCAGGAAGCAGTATTGAATGCCTTACTGCCAAATTCAAATCTTGTATCCTTGAAGATCTTAGGTTACGGTGGCAGCACCCTGTCCTACCCCAATTGGACCTCTTTAATTAACTTGAAAAGCCTGACATTCTCTTATGGCAATGTTTGTAAGTATGTGCCTCTTTCGGTTTTGGGCTACTTGGGGTCCCTTGAGACACTCAGATTTAAAGATATGAGGAAAGTGAAAAAGGTTGGATTTGAGTACTCACTTGATCATCAAGTTATATTGTTCCCCAATCTGAAACAACTCCAGTTCGAGGGAATGTGGGAGTGGGAAGAATGGGATCATCATGATGAGAATGATGCTACTTCATCGTCACCAACTTGTTTCATGCCACGCCTTTCTACTTTATCCATCTGGAATTGCCATAAGCTGAAGACACTGCCAGACTTCCTTCGGAGGAGGAAGACGCCGCTGCTTCAGAATTTGATCATCGGCTACAGTTGTGACATTCTCTCCCAAAGTTGCAAAGACAGGCAAGGCCCGGAGTGGTCCAAGATTTCTCACATCCCAAACATccaaattgatgaagaaactGTACAAGAAGATGGAGTTTGGATCGAACAAGAGGATTGA